The region GCTCCGAAAGCGCAATCAGATTTGCCTCATGGGCCAACGCGCCCATCGCTGCCTGCCGCCCCGCAGTCCGCTCGATCCACAGCAGACTCATAAATTGAGCAAGCCCTTCGCTGATCCAGGGATGGCTCGAGTGGAACCACGCATGGCTCAGCCCTCCCACCAGCGTCGGCGCAATGTCATCGGCTTGAGCATCCCCCGCAAGCTGCCCAACCACCAGCGCATGATCCTCATAGGGCTCCCCCGGGTGGTCCAGCAAAATCAGCGGCTCAATCGGAGTAGCCCCAAACCAGTCCACCAGCATCGGCTGCACCTTCGCCGCAGCCTCCGCGTAAGGCTGAATCGTCTCCGTATGAGGCGTAATCACCGAAAGCATCTGCCCATCCGTCACACTTGGCTGCTGCGCCGTCAGGAAAAGGCTGGGGATCCGGAAGCCGATCGGCCGTACCGGAAACTCAGCCGTAGCCAGTCCATGTGCGTTCCCCACCAGTTCATCCTTGTCGTCGACCGTAGCGGCAAGAGGCTGCAGTTCCCCATCGAACACCACCCCCACTGGCGGATCTCCCACATACTCCACCGTCAAATTCAGCCGGATCTTCGCGGTCAAGTCTTGCACCCTTTGGTGGCCGATCACCTCAAACAGCTTGTTCCCATCCCCCAGCACCGCAGTCGGCGCCGCCACCGGATACCAGATCACGTTCCCAAACCCACGCAGCGCAGTAGCCGAATCATCGTCGGTCTGCGCAATTTCATCCCACTCCGCGTGGTCCGCCCGATCCGTCGGCGTCCCCAGAATCTCCAACCGTGCAGCCGACTGACGAACCTCACCCAGGTAGAAGACAGACAGCGTCACCGTAGCACCCGGAGCAAGCGGCTCCGGCAGAGTGACGATCGCCTCCTGGGCATAGCCGGTGTGGTCGGCATCGGTCGCGATTGGCGACTGCGTAAACGCAACTGGCTTCAGCCCGGTCCCAACCAGTGACACCCCCTGCCACCGGAATGTACTCGATACCTGAAGCGGAATGCGTGAAATCGAAGTAGCCGAACTGTTACGAATCACCAGCGTCGCGTGCATCTCCTCCCGCGCATCGGCAGGAATGAGATGGAGATCTAGATCGTAGGAATCAATGACAACTCCGCTCCTCTCGAGATCCGTCACTGCAACCTTCGGCAGAGAGTCTGGCGGTCCGGGCAGCGGAATTCCACTGGAACTGGAGATAGCCGGTTGTTGTTCGTTAGGCGGATGATCAGTCGAAAACAGCACCTTCCCCTGGGGAACCTGCGGGGCAGCCGGTACATCCTGAGCAACGAGCATCTGTCCGGCAAGAAGCGCAGTCAGTACGGGGAGCGAGTACCGGCTCAAGAGCCTAGCCCCTTGCGCGGCTTCACCGGCTTAAGCGCGGAAGGCAAAGGCTGACTCCGCTGCCGCAGAGCCTCATACATCACGACCGCCCCCGCCACCGACACATTCAACGAGGACACGCTACCCGCCATGGGAATCCTTAGCAGGTGGTCGCACGTCTTCTTCGTCAGATCGTGCAGTCCAGTACCCTCAGACCCAAGCACCAGGACACAATCGCTATTGAAATCGAAGGCTGTGTAATCGGGCGTCCCACGCTCATCGAGTCCCAGCACCCATATATTCGCCCTCTTCATCTGCTCCAGCGACCGTACGAGGTTTGTCACACGCGCAATCTTCACATGCTCGCTCGCACCTGCGCTGGTCTTCGCCACGACGCCTGAGAGCGGCGCGGATCGCCGGTCCGGTAGCACTACGCCATCCACCCCGGCTCCATCCGCAGACCGCAGCAAAGCCCCGAGATTATGCGGGTCTTCCACTCCATCGAGCGCGAGAAAAAAGCGCTTATCGAAGTTGCCTTTGGCTGCAAGCAAATCCTCGATCGCGAGAAACTGCCGCTCCCGAACCGCCGCGACCGCTCCCTGATGCGCATCCGTTCCCGCCACACGCGTCAGTTGATCCTTCGGCTCGATAGACACGCGGACGCCTGCCAACTTGCAGAGTTCAACCAGCTTCGTCAGCCGATCGTCCCCCTTATCGCGGCGATCACGGGAGATAAGTACGTATTCAAGCCGCCGCCCGCCGGAGCGAATCGCCTCCTCCACTGGGTGCAGACCATAAAGAACTTCCATAACTCATAGTTTACCGCCTAGAATAAAAGACGATCTTCGATCCACCGCTGCAACTTTCCTTCACAACGGACGTATTCAGGAGCATGGGTTTGGCGCAGACACTTTCCGCGGCGATGATCGAGCAGACGCAACGCGAAAATCTCGCGATCGCCCGTGGTCTGAAACGAAAC is a window of Granulicella tundricola MP5ACTX9 DNA encoding:
- the rlmB gene encoding 23S rRNA (guanosine(2251)-2'-O)-methyltransferase RlmB — encoded protein: MEVLYGLHPVEEAIRSGGRRLEYVLISRDRRDKGDDRLTKLVELCKLAGVRVSIEPKDQLTRVAGTDAHQGAVAAVRERQFLAIEDLLAAKGNFDKRFFLALDGVEDPHNLGALLRSADGAGVDGVVLPDRRSAPLSGVVAKTSAGASEHVKIARVTNLVRSLEQMKRANIWVLGLDERGTPDYTAFDFNSDCVLVLGSEGTGLHDLTKKTCDHLLRIPMAGSVSSLNVSVAGAVVMYEALRQRSQPLPSALKPVKPRKGLGS
- a CDS encoding M1 aminopeptidase family protein, which codes for MSRYSLPVLTALLAGQMLVAQDVPAAPQVPQGKVLFSTDHPPNEQQPAISSSSGIPLPGPPDSLPKVAVTDLERSGVVIDSYDLDLHLIPADAREEMHATLVIRNSSATSISRIPLQVSSTFRWQGVSLVGTGLKPVAFTQSPIATDADHTGYAQEAIVTLPEPLAPGATVTLSVFYLGEVRQSAARLEILGTPTDRADHAEWDEIAQTDDDSATALRGFGNVIWYPVAAPTAVLGDGNKLFEVIGHQRVQDLTAKIRLNLTVEYVGDPPVGVVFDGELQPLAATVDDKDELVGNAHGLATAEFPVRPIGFRIPSLFLTAQQPSVTDGQMLSVITPHTETIQPYAEAAAKVQPMLVDWFGATPIEPLILLDHPGEPYEDHALVVGQLAGDAQADDIAPTLVGGLSHAWFHSSHPWISEGLAQFMSLLWIERTAGRQAAMGALAHEANLIALSEPDFSLAVPGGGEALTEASSEVYYRSKAAAVWWQLRDILGEDVLRQGLAAYRKSVALNASFDSDPKAMQKTLEKVSHRELGWFFDDWVYRDRGLPDLAVVAVNPRLLPARPGKNSGYLVAVEVRNDGDAVAEVPVTVHSGRLTSTERLRIPGHGTASTRILFEDTPETLQVNDGSTPELRTSVHNRDIQITH